A window from Peromyscus eremicus chromosome 5, PerEre_H2_v1, whole genome shotgun sequence encodes these proteins:
- the Cmtm3 gene encoding CKLF-like MARVEL transmembrane domain-containing protein 3 isoform X1, whose translation MWPRDADPEPDPESANRPQSGRTVPGLRALLPARAFLCSLKGRLLLAESGLSFITFICYVVASASAFLTVPLLEFLLAVYFLFADAMQLNDKWQGLCWPMMDFLRCVTAALIYFVISITAVAKYSDGAYKAAGVFGFFATIVFAIDFYLIFNEVAKFLKQGDSVNETTAHRTEGEDDSNSDSDSD comes from the exons ATGTGGCCCCGCGACGCAGATCCGGAGCCCGATCCCGAGTCCGCGAACCGCCCCCAAAGTGGCAGGACAGTGCCCGGGCTACGCGCCCTGCTGCCCGCGCGCGCCTTCCTCTGCTCGCTCAAAGGCCGCCTCCTGCTGGCCGAGTCG GGTCTTTCATTCATTACCTTCATCTGCTATGTGGTGGCCTCGGCATCTGCCTTCCTCACGGTACCTCTGCTGGAGTTTCTGTTGGCTGTTTACTTCCTCTTTGCTGATGCCATGCAGCTGAATGACAAATGGCAGGGCCTGTGCTGGCCCATGATG GACTTCCTGCGCTGTGTCACTGCTGCCCTCATCTACTTTGTCATCTCCATCACTGCTGTCGCCAAATACTCAGACGGGGCTTACAAAGCAGCTGGA gtttttggcttttttgcCACAATTGTGTTTGCGATTGACTTCTACCTGATCTTTAATGAAGTGGCCAAATTCCTCAAGCAAGGAGACTCTGTGAACGAGACCACAGCCCACAGGACAGAAGGAG AAGATGATTCCAACTCGGACTCGGACTCGGACTGA
- the Cmtm3 gene encoding CKLF-like MARVEL transmembrane domain-containing protein 3 isoform X2: protein MWPRDADPEPDPESANRPQSGRTVPGLRALLPARAFLCSLKGRLLLAESGLSFITFICYVVASASAFLTVPLLEFLLAVYFLFADAMQLNDKWQGLCWPMMDFLRCVTAALIYFVISITAVAKYSDGAYKAAGVFGFFATIVFAIDFYLIFNEVAKFLKQGDSVNETTAHRTEGDDSNSDSDSD from the exons ATGTGGCCCCGCGACGCAGATCCGGAGCCCGATCCCGAGTCCGCGAACCGCCCCCAAAGTGGCAGGACAGTGCCCGGGCTACGCGCCCTGCTGCCCGCGCGCGCCTTCCTCTGCTCGCTCAAAGGCCGCCTCCTGCTGGCCGAGTCG GGTCTTTCATTCATTACCTTCATCTGCTATGTGGTGGCCTCGGCATCTGCCTTCCTCACGGTACCTCTGCTGGAGTTTCTGTTGGCTGTTTACTTCCTCTTTGCTGATGCCATGCAGCTGAATGACAAATGGCAGGGCCTGTGCTGGCCCATGATG GACTTCCTGCGCTGTGTCACTGCTGCCCTCATCTACTTTGTCATCTCCATCACTGCTGTCGCCAAATACTCAGACGGGGCTTACAAAGCAGCTGGA gtttttggcttttttgcCACAATTGTGTTTGCGATTGACTTCTACCTGATCTTTAATGAAGTGGCCAAATTCCTCAAGCAAGGAGACTCTGTGAACGAGACCACAGCCCACAGGACAGAAGGAG ATGATTCCAACTCGGACTCGGACTCGGACTGA